Within the Desulfuromonas acetoxidans DSM 684 genome, the region TGCGAATCAAAGATTCTTCGTCGAATGGTTTAACAAGATAGTCTGAAGCACCTAATTTAAAAGCTTTTTCCTGATGATGACCACCAGAACGCGATGTGATGACAACCGTTGGTATCATGCGCAGATTTTCACGACGATTGAGTTCACTGAGCAACTCATAGCCATGCATAACCGGCATTTCGAGGTCAGTCAGAATCATATCGACCTTCTCATCCTCAAGGACCTCAAGCGCTTCATGTCCATTGGTTGCCAACAAGACCTCGACGCCGTTGGCTTCAAGAATCATTGAGGCATATTTACGAATACTTAGTGAATCGTCGACCACCAGGACACGCGCTGATGCTGATTTCGCTCCGGCACCTTCGACGGGCTCAGGAACGTCAATGGGTTGAGCGCTTTCAAGCACCTGCGACAATCGCGTCGGGTTAATTGCCAGCCGCACATCACCACCACCGGAAACACTGGTTCCGGAAAAACACGGCATTTCCGCCAGCATGGCCCCGAAAGGTCGGATAACGGTGTCTTCCTGACTGATGATCTCTTCAACCATCAGGCCCAAACGTGAACCCAAGGTGCGAACAAATAAGACACTTTGTCGTGACGCATCCGTAACAGGAATACTGAAGCGCTGGTTGAGGTCAACAACCTGATAATTTTCATCCTGACGAACGGCCCGGTTATCAACAATCTCGAGACTGGTAACTTCCTGAATCTCCTCAATCAATGCAGAGGGCAGGATAAAAAACTGATTACCAAGGCGGAACTGAATAACATTGATAATGATCAGCGACAGCGGAATCTGCAGCACAAACTCCGTCCCCTCTCCCGCAGTCGTACGCACATCAACGGTTCCGTTCAACGCCGATAGACGATCAAGAACAACGTCCATTCCCACGCCACGACCGGACGTGTCGTCCGCTTCCTCCTTGGTACTGAAACCGGGACGGAAAATCAGGTCAATCAGATCCTTGCGATCAAGTTTGTCCTCTTCCGTGATCCATCCCAGTCGAATCGCTTTAGAACGGACTTTTTCCACCTGAATTCCCCGACCATCATCCGAAATGGTAATGGTGGCGGTTGAACCACTGCGACGTGTAGCGATTTTGATGGTTCCCGTGATCGGCTTGCCGAGCGATTTGCGTTCCTCAGGGGATTCCAGACCATGAGCAACGGCATTGCGTAAAACATGCAGAAGAGGATCAAACAGGCCATCGATGATCGTTCGTCCCAAGCGGGTATCCCCCCCCTCGAGCACAAGATCCACTTGCTTATTATTATCTTTGGAGAGATTGCGCATTGAGCGACGAAAACGCTGATAAAGATGATCGACCGGCAAAGTGCGAATTTCTGAAATACGCTCTTTCATCTCTGAAGTCATCCGGTCAATAGCTTCTACATCGACACTAACCTGACCGAAAAAGCTCCGAATTGAGATGACCGCTTCATTGATGTCATTACTGATCTCTTGCAACTTGCGAGAGAACAGATTTAATTCATCATATCGGTCAAACTCAAGTTCATCGAAATCAGAGATGGTTGACTCGGAGCTGCCCTCATCGCCTTTCTCTTCAGGATTGGTGTACTCGTACCGTTCTGAAAAGGCTGTAACTTCACGCAACAGTCGCTCCCGCGCAAAATCGATCTCCTCTTTCATGGCTTCAACAGAACCGAGCTGTTCAAGCAGGTGAGTCTTGGTGATGGTCATTTCACCAAGAAGATTCATCATCTGATCAATCTTATCAACACCGACTTTGACGCTGTTGCTTAATTGCTGCGCCGGAGCCTCCTCCAATTCAGCAATAGCAACTTCTTCATAGTCACCGGCCTGAGCGGCCTGCAGGGACCGGCATGCTCTTTCGGCAGAAGCTGCCGCAGTCTCACGGTAATCAGGCAAATGAGTTATCTGCAGCAGGTTGCGCATGCTGTCGAGAGATGCCAGCATCGCATCGAGCAACAGATCGGAAGGAACAATGCTGCCGGCCTTGAAATTTTCCAGCAAGTTTTCCAGTTCGTGAGAAATTTCGCTTATAGAATTGAATTTCAGAAGAGCGGAAGCTCCTTTGAGCGTGTGTGCAGAACGGAACAGCTTATCCACCAGAGAAGCCTCGACTTGTTGGGCTCCACGCTGTTCCATCTCGAGCAAACCCGATTCAAGAATCGTTAAATGCTCGTCAGCTTCTTCGAAAAAAATACTTTTTGCAGACTCAGAAATAGCCATCTATGAAACCTTCACACGGTGTTCATCAATAAATGCAACAACATCAATTTCATGGCCGGCAGTTTTAAGGTTCAGGTTTGGCAACGTATCGCTGATAAATGCGACTTGATCACTCTCCTGACCGGCAATCACCAGAAAGAAGTTTTTCGGCAATACCACGTCACGCTGTTCCAGGGCCGACAGATCAATCACTGGAATCACGTTGCCGCGCTGATTGATCAAACCGACAATATAGTTGGGTCCATAAGGAAGATAGGTGATCGGCAGGGATTCTGAAATTTCCAGAACATGTTCAACCGCGATAAAATACTGACGACCACCAAGATAAAAACGGCAACAGACCGGCTTAACAGCCTCCTGCTCATCTTCAGTGGCCTGATGCAGCTTCATCATGAAGGGCAGAGCAAAATCATTAATTAGATCACTGCCCTGATCTTCAATCAGGTTATCTGCCCCTTCGGTGAACTCACCGAACTCCTGCTCTTCCGGTTCCGGCGCTCCTCTTTTGGCACAATCAAGCAATTCTTGAAGTTTTTCATACCACTGACGCACCTGTTGTACGTCGGAGTCACTCAGCGACAATCCCGAATCATTAAAATGATCAAGAAAGTTTTCCAGGCATTTTGCGGTATCACTGGAGCGGGTACGTTTAACCAGCCCGGCCGTTCCTTTAATGGTATGAGCCGCCCGCCGGGCTTCTTCAAGGATGTCAGCATCAATGGCATCATCCTCCCAGGCAGACAGTAATTTATGGATAAGCGCCAATCCCTCTTCAGTTTCCTCTATAAAAATTGGCAGCAAACTATCCTGATAATCAGACATCAAAAACCCTCATTTATATGAGCACATCCGTTGAGCCTCTTGCTGGGAGCCTCATGGATCATTGCAAGAAACGGCGAGATCTTCTTGCTTAAAAAACGTCCATCGGGTCCTATCGCGCTGAAGCTAATCCGGCCTGATACAAAACCTGGCAGCATTTGCGCACCGCCTCGTCATCAAGCGTACTCTCTTCACAGACCTGCCCCAGAGTTTTCGTTCCATCCAGAAGTAAGGTCAATGACTGCTCATCTTCACTGAGCAACCCTTCCTGAGACGCTTCAATACATAGAGGCAGACGGGTCACAACAAGTTCATCTTTAGTGAATTCATTGCGCAAGAATCGCTCTCGGATACCTTCGAGAAGCACCTGATACATAGGGATGCGGAAACTGATATCTTCAAGATTGAAAGGCAGGTCGTCCTTTTCGAGGAAAAAATTGCCACTATGGGTATTAATCGCCGTATTCAGAGCATCTTGAGCGTGCTGACGCAGGTAATACATCAGATCTTCTTCACTGATCAGCTCTTTCTCAACCAGAGCCCGACCAATGGGCTGGTTATTTTGACGTGCCTCCTCAACAACACGCTGTAGTGCCAGCGTGTCACAACTGAAGCGGTTATCCTGGCAGATCAGATCGGTCAAAAAGCAGTGTTTTCCCTTCTGACTGGCCGTCGCAAAAACAAACTTTCCGTTATCAATAAAGATTTCGGCAAAGGTGTCATTGGAGAAGATCGACAACCGACCACTTTGACGCGTATTGGCGCAGAACGTCAACAGCTCCGGAAGCTCCATGCGTGTCAGATCACCGGAAAGAATCAGCGTCTGATGCTTAATCAGACCTGTCTCTTTCAGGGTGTCAGACATCACATTTTTCATCAGAACCGGAAAATCTTTCTGGAAATAACGCCTGACCACCTTATCAAAACGGTCATTGAGAGAATCCAGTAATTTATCAATATCTTCCGACGAACCACTGAGTCCACTCGGCGAACCAGCCTGCGTTGATGCCGACTCGGCTGCCGGTTCAACCCTCTCTTCAACGACAGTCTCACCGCTGGCTTCAGCACTGACTTCTCGAATCTTAGCCACCAGATCTTCTGGCTCAAACGGCTTGGTAAAGTAATGTACGATGCCAAAGCTGGCTTCAAATGCGTGGCCGACAACCTCACTTTTCGATGAAATCAGAATAACGGGAACATCTTTGAGATTGTCATCCTCCCGCAACATTTTGCAGAACATATGCCCATTCATCTTCGGCATGACAAAATCGACCAGCACCACGGAAGGCAGGTGTTGCCTTGCCATTTCCAAGCCTTTTTCGCCATCCTCGGCACTCAAAACTTCATAACCGTTTTGCGTAAGGACCAGCTCGACCAGACGACGAACCGTGGGAGAATCATCGACGACGAGAATTGTTTTTTTATCTTCAACAGACATATTTGTCGCTCCTTGCTTCTGAAATCGTAGAAAAATTTACTGACGAAGAATATCCATCGCTTTAGCCAAAGATACCTTCATCCGATCAAAGGCATCGGCAAGAAGTTTAATCTCATCATTGGTTTTAACTTCAAACTCGCGATCGAGTTTTCCGCGACTGATATCTTCAGAAACATCAACGATATGTTCGATGGGACGAACAACGCTGCCGACAATGAAACGGTCGACGGCAAATAGAACCAGGAGGAAGAAAATACTGAAAGCGGCAGAAAAATAGCCGATACGGGTAATCGCCTGATCACGAACCGCTTCCAAAGGTACGTAGATAAAGCGTGCGCCAACAACATCCCCTTCAAGATAACCGTAACCGGAATGGGAACCGTATTTCTCGACCTGACTCGGATGAGCCACCTCAGGAACATCGTGGCAGGAGATACAGTCGGAACCAGCAATCAGCGGCTTGGCAACAGCATAAAAACTGGTTCCGTCACGGTCGGCAAAACCTTTCCACTCGGAGTACTCGCCATCTTCAAAGCCCATAATGACGTTCTCTTCCAATTCACTGGCAAGACTTTCAGGATTGAGAGGATTGGGCGAGGCAAAACGGAAGATGTACTCGGGATATTCTTCCTGAATATAGCGGGCAACCTCGGTAAGCATCAACACGCCAACTCCACTTTCAGGAAAATAGGCGTCTTCGGGAACCAACTCTTCGGCTTTGGGACGGATCACGTTATGCAAATAACGAGCAGAGCTGGACATAACCGCAGCAAACAGATCCGTTTTTTCCTGGGCTTCACGGATCGCATCTTTTCGTAGCACGTAAGCGCCACCGGCAATCGCCAGGACAAGCGAAACCAGATAGACAATAGCAAGCATGACAACAACACGCTTACGAATGGACATATTCTTCAGCATAGTTCCCTCCCAAAAGTTGCAACTGTCACAACAGCTTAAAATTCAAATTCAAGAATGCTTTGATTGAAATTCCTCACGCATCGACTCGGGGATATCAACCAGTAACTGCTCTAGAAGTGCGGTATAAATTGTGGCGTCAATGGCTTCACCACGAACATATCCGGTCGTTTTGATGAATTTCTCAACGATGACGACCCCAAGAGGTCCAACAATATCGATATAATCGTTCATCAAGCGCAACACAACATCACCCGGAATAGAACTGGTGACAATGTGACGTGCTTCACTGGAAACGTTACCGGAAACATCACCGCTCTCTTCACCGACAAGTTGAGCAGTAATCGGTAAATCCAGCCGCTTGCGAGGAGAAAACCCCTTGATAAAATTGGCTTCAATCAACTCTTTACCAGCGATCTCGACCAAGGTTTCCTCTGGAGACAGGGTTCCAAGTTTGATATAAACCGCCTCACCATTTTCAATGGAAATTTTGCACAGATGGGCCGTATCGGCAAATTTTAAGGCAAGTTGGCCGGTACCCTCAGCGGCATACTTTCTGAAGACCGAAGCCAGATCCACTAGGCGCCTCCCAGATATTTTTTGACTGCGAGCAGGATTTCAACAGGCTCATAAGGTTTGGTGATGTATTCATCAGCACCTTGTTTTTTCCCCCAGAACTTGTCGCTCTCACCAGACTTGGACGTTGTCAGAATAATTGGAATATCTTTGAATTTTGGATTTTTTTTCAAAGACCGGCATACTTGAAAACCGTTTTTATTTGGCATGATCACATCGAGAATAATAAGATCGAACGGCTCGGCCATTGCCTTCTCTTCTGCTTCTTTCCCGTCAACAGCAGTCACAATGGAGTGCCCGGTACCTTTAAGCGCATCGAGCAAAAAAGCCATTTCAGTTTTACTATCATCAGCAACAAGAATTTTAGCCATAAATATCTCCCTAGATCGGTAGCGTGGTTTTCCTTACTCCACTAGGCTTTGGAAGCAAAGAACAGACCAACTCACACATAAAGATTAATTAAATAAAAAAACTCATAGAATCAACAACGTTGAACAAATACCTGTAGAACAATGGCGAAAAAAAAGCCCTGACAGCTCTGATTATCGCGATATCACGGACTCATTACGGCGAATAGACTAACACATTTCACCATTGAAGTTTTGCGTTTTTTCTATAAATCAAACAGGTTGGATGGACAAAGAAGGAAACCAAGAAAACCCTGTCCCGAATGAAACAGGTTAAAACAAAAAAGCACTCAGGAGATATCCTGAGTGCTCAGTCGTCGTGTTTGGTCGGGGCGAGAGGATTTGAACCTCCGACCCCATGCACCCCATGCATGTGCGCTACCAGGCTGCGCTACGCCCCGACAAATAACGATGCGGATTGTCCAGTATTTGGCTGGTCAAGTCAAGAGAAATTATTCGATTTTTTCTATCAGACACCGCGCCGGTCAATAACACGATTGGCCTTACCCTCATGACGCGGCATGCTCGACGGTTCAACCAGTTTCACTTTAGCTCCCACTCCGAGCATCGACAACAATCGTTTCTCTAATTGCTCGACAAACGCCCGCTGCTTTCGCATCTCATCAAAGAAAATTCGCTCGTTGACTTCCACCTGCACTTCCAGCGTATCCATGGTGCCGACACGATCAACAACCAGCTGGTAATGTGGCTCACAGCCATCGACCTGGAACAACACTTCTTCGATCTGAGTCGGGAAGACGTTAACACCCTTGATGATCAGCATATCATCCGAGCGTCCCATGGTTTTTGCCATACGCACGTGGGTACGACCACAGGCACAGGCTTCATATGATAACTGTGTGATGTCCCGTGTGCGATAACGGATAATCGGAAACGCTTCTTTGGTGATACTGGTTAGAACCAGTTCGCCGACAGCGCCGCGCGGCAGCACTTCGCCGGTTTCCGGATTGATGATTTCTGCAATAAAATGATCTTCAAAGATGTGCATACCGCATTGATGCTGACATTCACCGGCAACGCCCGGCCCCATCACTTCAGAAAGACCATAGTTATCCGTTGCGATAACGCCCAGCCGCTTCTCGATTTCACGGCGCATCTCCTCACTCCACGGCTCACCACCGAACAGTCCAACCTTAAGGGAGAGGCGGTGAGGATCAATACCCTGTTTCTCCATCCGGTCAGCCAGAGTTAGAGCATAGGACGGCGTACACACCAAGGCACTGGACTGATAATCCTGCATGATCATGATCTGCTTATCGGTATTACCGCTGGAGATGGGAATCACCGAGGCACCGATCTCTTCGGCACCGTAATGCAGCCCAAAGGCTCCGGTAAACAAGCCATAGCCGAAGGCAATGTGAACAATGTCATCCGGGGTCACTCCAGCAGCGGTCATGAATCGTGCCGCCAGATTGGTCCAGGTGTTCAGATCGTTGCGGGTGTAACCAACCACTGTCGGCTTACCCGTCGTGCCCGAGGATGAGTGAATCCGCACCACCTCGCGCATCGGCACGGCAAACATGCCGTAGGGATAATTGAGCCGCAAATCCTCCTTGGTGGTAAACGGCAATTTCGCAAGATCTTCCAAGCTGCGCACGTCCGAGACATTCAAGCCCAGGGCGGCAAACTTGTTTTGATAACAGGGAACATGGCTGTTGACCCGCTCAAGAGTCTGCTGCAGTCGTTGCAGTTGCAGCGCCTCTAATTCATCACGCGACATACATTCATGCTCGCGATCCCATATCTGAGTTGTTTTTTTCATTACAGTAAGGGGCATTATCCTGTCCAATTACATGGTGTAGACGCGGTCTCCTTCAAGAACACGCACGCCATTTTCAGTCAAAACGGTAATCGCGGCCTCCGGATCATCAAAGCGGAAAATGATCACGGCATTTTCACCACAACGTTCAACAAAGGCGTACATGTACTCAACATTGACACCGCCCTTATCAAGCACCTTGAGAATGCCAGCCAGCCCCGTCGGCCGATCAGGCACTTCAACCGCGACTACAGCGGTCTTATTGACGGTAAAGCCCTTCTCCTTCAACGCCTGCTTAGCCACATCCGTTTTATCAACGATGAGTCGTAAAATACCAAAATCAGAAGTGTCCGCCAGAGACAGAGCACGAATATTCACGCCACTATCACCCAAAGCCTGGGTAACTTCCGCCAAACGACCCGATTTGTTCTCAATAAAAATGGAAATCTGTTCTACTTTCATTGGCACTCTCCCTCAACAGGATTACAGATTAGCCCTGACGACGATCAATAACCCGCTGGGCTTTACCTTCGCTGCGGGCAATGGTCTTAGGCTCAACCAAGCGTACTTTACAGGTAATGCCGAGCAGATCTTTAATGTCCTTGCGAATCACGGCACTGAGTTCCTGCATCTGCTTCACTTCATCGGAGAAGGTCTGCTCATTGACCTCCACTTGCACTTCAAGACTATCCAAATTTTCCTCGCGATCAACAATCAGCTGGTAGTGCGGTGCCACACCTTCAATGCGGCACAAAACACTTTCGATCTGCGACGGGAAGACATTGACGCCACGGATGATCAACATATCGTCGCTGCGGCCGCTGAGCCGCTCTATCCGTAGATGGGTACGACCGCAAATACAAGGCTCAGAAATAATTCGGGTGATATCACGTGTCCGGTAACGGATCAGTGGAATCCCCTCTTTGGTGATGGTCGTCAGCACCAACTCACCCTTTTCACCATAAGGCAGAACCTTACCGCTGACCGGATCAATGATTTCCGGAATGAAGTGGTCTTCCCAGATATGCAGGCCATGCTGAGCTTCAATACATTCAATACCGACACCTGGCCCCATAATCTCTGACAGGCCATAAATATCGATGGCCTTGATACCGAGTTTCTCCTCAATTTCGCCTCGCATCGATTCACTCCACGGCTCAGCACCGAGGATACCGACACGCAACTTCAAATCAGCGATATCAATCCCTTCGTCAGCCAACGCTTCGGCCAGATACAGGCTGTAAGATGGCGTACAGGTGATCACCGACGAACCAAAGTCCTGCATGATCATGATCTGCTTCTTGGTGTTGCCTCCCGACATGGGAATGACCGAGGCACCAAGGCGTTCCGCCCCATAATGGGCACCAAGACCACCGGTAAACAGGCCATAACCGTAGGCGTTATGAATCACATCACCACGACTGGCGCCGGAGGCCATGAAGGAGCGAGCCATCAGCTCCGACCAAGTGTCGATATCCCGCTTGGTGTATCCAACCACCGTAGGCTTGCCGGTGGTGCCTGAGGATGCATGAATACGCACGATCTGGTCCAGGGGCACGGCAAACAAACCATAGGGGTAGTTGTCGCGCATGTCCTGTTTGAGAGTAAACGGAAGATGTTGCAAATCATCCAGAGAACGGATATCCGCAGGAGTGATGCCCGCCTTATTGAAACTGTCGCGATAAAACGGCACCATGGCATAAACCCGTTCAACCGTCTGTTTCAAGCGAGTCAACTGCAGGGCTTCAATCGCCTCGCGCGGTAATGTCTCAAAATCTTCATTCCAGATCATGCGTCACCTCTTTATTTAACGTCTATATTCAGGCGGCCTGACGACCGAGCTCAAACGCCCGCAGGTTTTCCTCAAGAAACTTTTCCGGAACCATCTTGCGCAACGCCTGTTCCCACAAATCCAGCGCCACATCAATTTTTGTCGACAAAGCACCAAGTAAAGCAATATTAACCGTACGCGGATTACCGGCCGCCATGGCCAAAGCCAGGCCGTCAACGACCAGAGACTTTTCAACCTGTTGGCAAATCAGGTCTTCAAGCCCTTCCGGATAACGTTCCTGTCCGGTCGCCACCGAGGGTGGCATCACCTTCAGGTTATTGGTGATCACCGCACCGCCTTTTTTCAATAACGGCAGGTTACGGTAAGTCTCCAGCAGTTCAAATCCAAACAGGATATCGGTCTCTCCTTCCGGAATAATCGGCGAATAAACCTTTTCTCCAAACCGGACATGTGAAGAAACACTACCACCGCGCTGGGACATGCCGTGGATCTCATTCTTCTTGACATCGTAGCCTGCCAGCATCAACACTTCAGACAACACCTCGCTGGCCAGCAGAGTTCCCTGACCACCAACACCAGCCAACAGAATATTGGTTACCTTAGTCATTGGTCACCTCGCTATAGGCATCAAACTTACACAACTGATCACAGATCCCGCAACCAACACACAACAGTTGGTTAACATAGGCTTTACCACGTTCCCCGGCATCGGGCTGCCATTCAATCGCCGGACAACCGATTTTCAGACAGGCTTTACAGCCGGTACATTTATCCGGATCAATCACCAAAGGTGGTTTACGCTGACCGACATCACGCTTGATCAGAATGCAAGGCGCTTCTGTGATCACAACCGAGGGTTCTTCGCGTTCCATCTCTTCCTTGATCACCTGACGGGTCTCTTCCAGGTTCCACGGATTGACTTTACGCACCGAACGAATACCAACACTGCGACACAGTTGCTCCAGATCCACCCGGGCACTGGGATCACCCGCCAGCGTAAAGCCGGAAGCCGGATTCTCCTGACGACCGGTCATGGCGGTAATACGGTTATCGAGAATGATCAGTGTCGCGGTCGAACCATTGTACACCATGTCCATCAAACCGTTGATGCCGGTGTGCAGGAAGGTGGAATCACCAATAACACCAACAACCTTCTGCTTGTCCGGACCGCTCAGAACTTTATTCAGACCGGAAGCATTACCCACACTGGCGCCCATACAGACACAGGTGTCCATGGCCGACAACGGCGGCATAAAGCCCAGTGTATAACAACCGATATCACCGGTAACAAACGCTTTAAGGCGGTTCAAAGCATAAAAAACACCCCGGTGCGGACACCCCGGACACATGTTCGGTGGCCGGTTAGGCAGTTCAACACTTGTTTCATAAGCCGGTTGCAGCTTTTCCGTCAGTAAAGACTCGCGTACCCGTCCCGGGGTCAGTTCACCGCAAATGGGCAGACGATCTTTACCGATGACGTCAATTCCCAATGCACGAATTTGCTCTTCGAGAAACGGTTCGAGTTCTTCGATCACATACAGGGTTTTAAAGCGACTGGCAAAGTCCTTGATCAGTTGGGTCGGCAACGGATAAACCAAACCCAATTTGAGCACTGAGGCATCGGGCAACACCTCACGAGCATATTGATAGGCAATACCGGCAGTGATCACACCAACGTCGCTGCTACGCTCTTCAACACGATTGAACGCCTGACTGCATGACCATTCCGCCATGTCCCGCAACCGCTGTTCAACAAACACGTGACGCTTGCGTGCGTTGCCCGGCAACATGACAAGCTTGGGCGGATTACGCTCAAGGCTCGGTTCAGGCAGACCCGTTACCGGCTCACCCGTTTCAACAATGGACTTGGAATGAGAGATACGAGTTGTGGTGCGCAGGAACATTGGCGTATCAAACTGCTCACTGGCTTCAAAGGCCAATCGCGTATAATCGAGCGCTTCCTGGCTGTCCGACGGTTCAAACATCGGAACTTTTGCAGCACGGGCATAATGACGGCTATCCTGCTCATCCTGAGATGAATGCAGTTCA harbors:
- a CDS encoding hybrid sensor histidine kinase/response regulator; the encoded protein is MAISESAKSIFFEEADEHLTILESGLLEMEQRGAQQVEASLVDKLFRSAHTLKGASALLKFNSISEISHELENLLENFKAGSIVPSDLLLDAMLASLDSMRNLLQITHLPDYRETAAASAERACRSLQAAQAGDYEEVAIAELEEAPAQQLSNSVKVGVDKIDQMMNLLGEMTITKTHLLEQLGSVEAMKEEIDFARERLLREVTAFSERYEYTNPEEKGDEGSSESTISDFDELEFDRYDELNLFSRKLQEISNDINEAVISIRSFFGQVSVDVEAIDRMTSEMKERISEIRTLPVDHLYQRFRRSMRNLSKDNNKQVDLVLEGGDTRLGRTIIDGLFDPLLHVLRNAVAHGLESPEERKSLGKPITGTIKIATRRSGSTATITISDDGRGIQVEKVRSKAIRLGWITEEDKLDRKDLIDLIFRPGFSTKEEADDTSGRGVGMDVVLDRLSALNGTVDVRTTAGEGTEFVLQIPLSLIIINVIQFRLGNQFFILPSALIEEIQEVTSLEIVDNRAVRQDENYQVVDLNQRFSIPVTDASRQSVLFVRTLGSRLGLMVEEIISQEDTVIRPFGAMLAEMPCFSGTSVSGGGDVRLAINPTRLSQVLESAQPIDVPEPVEGAGAKSASARVLVVDDSLSIRKYASMILEANGVEVLLATNGHEALEVLEDEKVDMILTDLEMPVMHGYELLSELNRRENLRMIPTVVITSRSGGHHQEKAFKLGASDYLVKPFDEESLIRMIREYTLCSI
- a CDS encoding chemotaxis protein CheW — its product is MSDYQDSLLPIFIEETEEGLALIHKLLSAWEDDAIDADILEEARRAAHTIKGTAGLVKRTRSSDTAKCLENFLDHFNDSGLSLSDSDVQQVRQWYEKLQELLDCAKRGAPEPEEQEFGEFTEGADNLIEDQGSDLINDFALPFMMKLHQATEDEQEAVKPVCCRFYLGGRQYFIAVEHVLEISESLPITYLPYGPNYIVGLINQRGNVIPVIDLSALEQRDVVLPKNFFLVIAGQESDQVAFISDTLPNLNLKTAGHEIDVVAFIDEHRVKVS
- a CDS encoding response regulator, which codes for MSVEDKKTILVVDDSPTVRRLVELVLTQNGYEVLSAEDGEKGLEMARQHLPSVVLVDFVMPKMNGHMFCKMLREDDNLKDVPVILISSKSEVVGHAFEASFGIVHYFTKPFEPEDLVAKIREVSAEASGETVVEERVEPAAESASTQAGSPSGLSGSSEDIDKLLDSLNDRFDKVVRRYFQKDFPVLMKNVMSDTLKETGLIKHQTLILSGDLTRMELPELLTFCANTRQSGRLSIFSNDTFAEIFIDNGKFVFATASQKGKHCFLTDLICQDNRFSCDTLALQRVVEEARQNNQPIGRALVEKELISEEDLMYYLRQHAQDALNTAINTHSGNFFLEKDDLPFNLEDISFRIPMYQVLLEGIRERFLRNEFTKDELVVTRLPLCIEASQEGLLSEDEQSLTLLLDGTKTLGQVCEESTLDDEAVRKCCQVLYQAGLASAR
- a CDS encoding c-type heme family protein is translated as MLKNMSIRKRVVVMLAIVYLVSLVLAIAGGAYVLRKDAIREAQEKTDLFAAVMSSSARYLHNVIRPKAEELVPEDAYFPESGVGVLMLTEVARYIQEEYPEYIFRFASPNPLNPESLASELEENVIMGFEDGEYSEWKGFADRDGTSFYAVAKPLIAGSDCISCHDVPEVAHPSQVEKYGSHSGYGYLEGDVVGARFIYVPLEAVRDQAITRIGYFSAAFSIFFLLVLFAVDRFIVGSVVRPIEHIVDVSEDISRGKLDREFEVKTNDEIKLLADAFDRMKVSLAKAMDILRQ
- a CDS encoding response regulator transcription factor translates to MAKILVADDSKTEMAFLLDALKGTGHSIVTAVDGKEAEEKAMAEPFDLIILDVIMPNKNGFQVCRSLKKNPKFKDIPIILTTSKSGESDKFWGKKQGADEYITKPYEPVEILLAVKKYLGGA
- a CDS encoding phenylacetate--CoA ligase family protein yields the protein MPLTVMKKTTQIWDREHECMSRDELEALQLQRLQQTLERVNSHVPCYQNKFAALGLNVSDVRSLEDLAKLPFTTKEDLRLNYPYGMFAVPMREVVRIHSSSGTTGKPTVVGYTRNDLNTWTNLAARFMTAAGVTPDDIVHIAFGYGLFTGAFGLHYGAEEIGASVIPISSGNTDKQIMIMQDYQSSALVCTPSYALTLADRMEKQGIDPHRLSLKVGLFGGEPWSEEMRREIEKRLGVIATDNYGLSEVMGPGVAGECQHQCGMHIFEDHFIAEIINPETGEVLPRGAVGELVLTSITKEAFPIIRYRTRDITQLSYEACACGRTHVRMAKTMGRSDDMLIIKGVNVFPTQIEEVLFQVDGCEPHYQLVVDRVGTMDTLEVQVEVNERIFFDEMRKQRAFVEQLEKRLLSMLGVGAKVKLVEPSSMPRHEGKANRVIDRRGV
- a CDS encoding ACT domain-containing protein, with translation MKVEQISIFIENKSGRLAEVTQALGDSGVNIRALSLADTSDFGILRLIVDKTDVAKQALKEKGFTVNKTAVVAVEVPDRPTGLAGILKVLDKGGVNVEYMYAFVERCGENAVIIFRFDDPEAAITVLTENGVRVLEGDRVYTM
- a CDS encoding phenylacetate--CoA ligase family protein; protein product: MIWNEDFETLPREAIEALQLTRLKQTVERVYAMVPFYRDSFNKAGITPADIRSLDDLQHLPFTLKQDMRDNYPYGLFAVPLDQIVRIHASSGTTGKPTVVGYTKRDIDTWSELMARSFMASGASRGDVIHNAYGYGLFTGGLGAHYGAERLGASVIPMSGGNTKKQIMIMQDFGSSVITCTPSYSLYLAEALADEGIDIADLKLRVGILGAEPWSESMRGEIEEKLGIKAIDIYGLSEIMGPGVGIECIEAQHGLHIWEDHFIPEIIDPVSGKVLPYGEKGELVLTTITKEGIPLIRYRTRDITRIISEPCICGRTHLRIERLSGRSDDMLIIRGVNVFPSQIESVLCRIEGVAPHYQLIVDREENLDSLEVQVEVNEQTFSDEVKQMQELSAVIRKDIKDLLGITCKVRLVEPKTIARSEGKAQRVIDRRQG
- a CDS encoding indolepyruvate oxidoreductase subunit beta, producing the protein MTKVTNILLAGVGGQGTLLASEVLSEVLMLAGYDVKKNEIHGMSQRGGSVSSHVRFGEKVYSPIIPEGETDILFGFELLETYRNLPLLKKGGAVITNNLKVMPPSVATGQERYPEGLEDLICQQVEKSLVVDGLALAMAAGNPRTVNIALLGALSTKIDVALDLWEQALRKMVPEKFLEENLRAFELGRQAA